A genome region from Nocardia sp. NBC_00565 includes the following:
- a CDS encoding 3-oxoacyl-ACP synthase III family protein produces MTSITARRGRLARPVGIVGTGLHIPPRIVTNEELVEGLDTTDEWIRARTGIAERRFADPESATSDLAVEAAREALDAAGIPATALDAIIVATFTPDQPLPATSLTVKQALGASGAMPLDLTQGACAGGIYGLVVAAHLMQNPAFSNVLVIGADCASRATDPQDRTTRVFFGDAAGAVVLGAAPAGFGLLAWDTGDELSHAVGIPAGGSRLPFSEPVLHDRNHYLQMDGKAAWNAATGHLPQSIRAVAARAEVSLDEVRHFLLHQANFNILADVMKQLDIPADRVPLTVDRLGNTASASIFTVLHERMTDSIDHGDYLILSAIGAGYLWGSLCFRQHLSAD; encoded by the coding sequence TTGACATCGATAACAGCACGCCGCGGCCGCCTCGCGCGGCCGGTCGGTATCGTCGGCACCGGGCTGCACATCCCGCCTCGGATAGTGACGAACGAGGAACTGGTCGAAGGGCTCGACACGACGGACGAGTGGATCAGAGCTCGCACCGGAATCGCCGAACGCCGTTTCGCCGACCCGGAATCGGCAACCTCCGACCTGGCTGTCGAGGCGGCGCGGGAGGCACTGGACGCCGCGGGTATTCCAGCGACGGCTCTCGACGCCATCATCGTCGCCACCTTCACCCCTGATCAACCGCTTCCGGCCACCTCGTTGACGGTGAAGCAGGCACTGGGCGCGTCCGGTGCCATGCCCCTCGATCTCACCCAGGGCGCGTGTGCCGGCGGAATCTACGGATTGGTGGTGGCCGCGCACCTGATGCAGAATCCGGCATTCAGCAATGTGCTGGTCATCGGGGCCGACTGCGCCTCTCGCGCAACCGATCCACAGGATCGCACCACTCGGGTGTTCTTCGGCGACGCGGCCGGCGCCGTCGTCCTCGGGGCCGCACCCGCCGGATTCGGTCTGCTCGCCTGGGACACCGGCGATGAACTCTCGCACGCGGTGGGGATTCCCGCGGGCGGATCCAGGCTGCCGTTTTCCGAACCCGTGCTCCATGACCGCAACCACTACCTGCAGATGGACGGGAAGGCCGCATGGAATGCGGCGACCGGCCATCTGCCACAGAGCATTCGAGCGGTCGCCGCCCGCGCGGAGGTGTCGCTGGACGAGGTCCGGCACTTCCTGCTGCATCAGGCCAACTTCAACATCTTGGCCGACGTCATGAAGCAGCTAGATATACCCGCCGACCGCGTTCCGCTCACCGTGGACCGGCTCGGAAACACCGCCTCCGCCAGCATCTTCACCGTGCTGCACGAGCGTATGACCGACTCCATCGACCACGGCGACTATCTGATCCTGTCGGCGATCGGAGCGGGTTACCTCTGGGGATCACTCTGCTTCCGGCAGCATCTGAGCGCCGACTGA
- a CDS encoding DUF2165 domain-containing protein, with translation MKLSGTGILDVVGSRRMAVAALATITGFYYLFVAFTNCVDTKTNRNAVGAVLSMKSTIHNAGTDWRAITNSNVALVAYILIVTWEFLIAFALLAAAAVWVRVLTGRPRRLRAGLDVAVKLSSLGWTMAMLLFAGGFLTVAGEWFRMWANKEVNASSAALQNFLIAGVGLVLVHLPESTTSRDTPAEQG, from the coding sequence ATGAAACTTAGCGGCACAGGGATTCTCGACGTTGTGGGTAGCCGTCGGATGGCGGTGGCGGCGTTGGCAACGATCACCGGGTTCTACTATCTGTTCGTCGCGTTCACCAACTGTGTGGACACCAAAACCAACCGAAACGCGGTTGGCGCTGTGCTGTCGATGAAATCGACGATCCACAATGCCGGAACGGATTGGCGAGCGATCACCAACAGCAACGTCGCCCTCGTCGCCTACATCCTGATCGTGACGTGGGAATTTCTGATCGCCTTCGCGCTGTTGGCGGCCGCGGCGGTGTGGGTCCGAGTACTGACAGGACGGCCGCGGCGACTTCGAGCCGGCCTCGATGTGGCCGTGAAGCTGTCGAGCCTGGGCTGGACCATGGCAATGCTGCTGTTCGCGGGCGGATTCCTCACGGTCGCGGGTGAATGGTTCCGGATGTGGGCCAATAAGGAGGTGAACGCATCATCGGCGGCGCTGCAGAACTTCCTGATCGCCGGCGTCGGCCTGGTGCTCGTTCACCTTCCGGAGTCGACCACATCGCGGGACACACCCGCCGAGCAGGGGTGA
- the bfr gene encoding bacterioferritin, translated as MEGDKDILALLNEQLTAELTAINQYFLHAKMQENWGFTKLARHTRHESIDEMKHAEILTDRILFLEGLPNYQKLNPLRIGQTVPEQLQSDLQIEMEAVERLRRGIDLMRSRGDVTSARIFEEILQDEEQHVDYLETELDLVEKLGEPLYLQRFTDVPED; from the coding sequence ATGGAAGGCGACAAGGACATCCTCGCGCTGCTCAATGAGCAGCTGACGGCCGAACTCACGGCCATCAACCAGTACTTCCTGCATGCCAAGATGCAAGAGAACTGGGGCTTCACCAAGCTGGCCAGGCACACTCGGCACGAATCCATCGACGAGATGAAACACGCCGAGATCCTCACCGACCGGATCCTGTTCCTCGAGGGCCTGCCCAACTATCAGAAACTCAACCCGCTTCGCATCGGACAGACTGTGCCCGAGCAGCTGCAATCCGACTTGCAGATCGAGATGGAGGCAGTAGAGCGACTCCGCCGGGGCATCGACCTGATGCGTTCGCGCGGCGACGTGACCTCGGCCCGCATCTTCGAAGAGATCCTCCAGGACGAAGAGCAACACGTCGACTACCTGGAGACCGAACTCGACCTGGTCGAGAAGCTGGGCGAGCCGCTCTACCTCCAGCGCTTCACCGACGTCCCCGAGGACTGA
- a CDS encoding SDR family oxidoreductase: MAARSPLNRIGMPEDISEVVQFLAGPGRWINGQVLYANGGAA, encoded by the coding sequence GTGGCCGCACGGTCGCCGCTGAATCGGATCGGGATGCCCGAGGACATCAGCGAGGTGGTCCAGTTTCTGGCGGGCCCGGGCCGCTGGATCAATGGCCAGGTGCTCTACGCCAATGGTGGCGCTGCCTGA
- a CDS encoding zinc-binding dehydrogenase, whose amino-acid sequence MLAAAALATDADDPLRCLHVGAWAPPTVDDDDWTTISVVAAALNHHDLWTLRGAVPAKQRLPIVLGSDAAGIDDDGNEVIVYPVIGDRAAGNGDETLDPDRSVLSEVFDGTLAERLAVPRRNLVPKPPSMSFEEAACLPSAWLTAYRMLFERVSLASGDIVLVQGAGGGVSTALIVLGSAAGYRMWVTSRTEQRRQAAEKLGAETTFAPGARLPQRVDAVMDTVGAATWSHSMRSVRDGGRIVVSGATSGALPPAELTHVFYRQVSIVGSTLGTRDQLSELSHFCVAHGITPVIDRVLPLTRAHAGFAALAAGSVFGKIVIAVPGTAAEHADRS is encoded by the coding sequence ATGCTCGCCGCCGCCGCCTTGGCTACCGATGCCGACGACCCACTGCGCTGCCTGCACGTCGGTGCCTGGGCGCCGCCGACCGTCGATGACGACGACTGGACAACCATCTCGGTGGTCGCGGCCGCGTTGAACCATCACGACCTGTGGACGCTGCGCGGAGCGGTACCCGCGAAGCAGCGGTTGCCGATCGTACTCGGCTCCGACGCGGCGGGCATCGACGACGACGGCAACGAAGTGATCGTCTATCCGGTCATCGGTGACCGCGCCGCGGGCAATGGCGACGAGACGCTCGATCCCGATCGTTCGGTGCTCAGCGAAGTGTTCGACGGTACCCTCGCCGAGCGACTCGCGGTACCGCGACGCAACCTCGTTCCGAAACCACCGTCGATGTCCTTCGAAGAGGCCGCGTGCCTGCCCAGCGCCTGGCTGACGGCATACCGGATGCTCTTCGAGCGGGTATCCCTCGCCAGCGGCGATATCGTCCTGGTCCAGGGTGCCGGCGGCGGAGTGTCCACGGCACTCATCGTGCTCGGCTCGGCCGCCGGTTATCGGATGTGGGTAACCAGCCGCACCGAACAGCGCCGCCAGGCGGCCGAAAAACTCGGCGCCGAAACAACTTTCGCACCGGGAGCCCGGCTCCCACAGCGAGTCGACGCGGTGATGGACACCGTCGGCGCGGCCACCTGGTCACATTCGATGCGCAGCGTCCGCGACGGCGGCCGCATCGTGGTGAGCGGAGCGACCAGCGGCGCGCTCCCGCCCGCGGAATTGACCCATGTCTTCTACCGGCAGGTGAGCATCGTCGGCTCCACTCTCGGTACGCGCGATCAGTTATCGGAGCTCAGCCACTTCTGTGTCGCCCACGGGATAACGCCGGTCATCGATCGGGTACTTCCGCTGACTCGTGCCCATGCGGGATTCGCGGCGCTGGCAGCGGGTTCGGTGTTCGGAAAGATCGTCATCGCGGTGCCGGGCACAGCTGCCGAACATGCCGATCGATCATGA
- a CDS encoding class I adenylate-forming enzyme family protein: protein MFGERLATALATWPDHRPAVVDEEHTPPRVMTFGELRVAIRQYRRRLAALGVGPGHLVPILARQTPESVAVICALLLEGAAFCFLSERFSPHDRRWLIERMDPVGVLVDEFGAGLLTDDDRAAFPPIRVRPGGLDLSEGRVRTGSAAFPGIAEAHFSSGSTGRPKAVLGTRRGLEHFADVQIAGSGITARDRLLCIVGFGSNLGLVQIFTALFTGAALHLSRARGKELGDVIKRSGITGLGGATPMWTAELAARADDEPLFGDVPTLRYIFTGELHMPRSRLRQLFARLPGVRVFEIYGQAEIRQMTHFPINAPEHRHRIDSVGRAVEGSALFIASDEQTLAPVGTVGEIAHTGPGIMHGYLGQPELAATQLRTHRAFPGQTVVYTGDLGYQDANGYVYIKSRGSRVITLDDGNRVWPTEVESALAASPRVVDAVAVGVRVDGRTAVAVAVLARAGVEAAELRRELVRVLPAAAVPAHIAIWPELPVTLNGKPAVTQIASMLAAEIDGA, encoded by the coding sequence ATGTTCGGTGAACGACTCGCGACCGCACTGGCCACCTGGCCGGACCACCGCCCCGCTGTCGTCGACGAAGAACACACGCCCCCGCGCGTGATGACATTCGGTGAGCTGCGAGTGGCGATCCGCCAGTACCGCAGGCGGCTTGCCGCCCTCGGCGTCGGCCCGGGCCACCTGGTGCCGATACTCGCCCGGCAGACCCCGGAATCCGTCGCGGTGATCTGTGCGCTGCTGCTGGAAGGTGCCGCGTTCTGCTTTCTGAGTGAACGGTTTTCGCCGCACGATAGGCGGTGGCTCATCGAGCGGATGGATCCGGTCGGTGTGCTCGTCGACGAGTTCGGCGCCGGGCTGCTGACCGACGACGACCGGGCCGCATTCCCGCCGATCCGAGTGCGGCCCGGCGGCCTCGATTTGTCGGAGGGTCGGGTTCGCACCGGCTCGGCTGCTTTTCCCGGCATTGCGGAGGCACACTTCTCCTCGGGATCGACCGGGCGGCCGAAGGCCGTCCTCGGCACTCGCCGGGGGCTGGAGCACTTCGCCGACGTGCAGATCGCCGGGAGCGGCATCACGGCGCGCGACCGGCTCCTGTGCATCGTCGGTTTCGGCAGCAATCTCGGGCTCGTGCAGATCTTCACCGCGCTGTTCACCGGCGCCGCACTGCATTTGAGTCGAGCCAGGGGCAAGGAACTCGGCGATGTGATCAAGCGGTCGGGCATCACCGGACTGGGTGGGGCGACACCGATGTGGACGGCCGAGCTAGCGGCGCGTGCCGACGATGAGCCACTGTTCGGCGATGTGCCGACGCTGCGCTATATCTTCACCGGCGAACTGCACATGCCGCGTTCGCGTCTGCGGCAACTGTTCGCCCGTCTTCCCGGTGTCCGCGTTTTCGAGATATACGGACAGGCCGAGATCCGGCAGATGACGCACTTCCCGATCAATGCGCCGGAGCACCGGCATCGGATCGACAGTGTCGGACGGGCTGTCGAGGGGTCCGCGCTGTTCATCGCCAGCGATGAGCAAACACTGGCACCGGTCGGGACCGTCGGCGAGATCGCGCACACTGGTCCGGGGATCATGCACGGCTATCTCGGCCAGCCGGAACTGGCCGCGACCCAACTGCGTACTCACCGCGCCTTTCCGGGCCAGACGGTGGTGTACACCGGAGACCTCGGCTATCAGGACGCAAACGGCTACGTCTACATCAAGAGCCGTGGATCACGGGTGATCACGCTCGATGACGGGAACCGGGTGTGGCCCACCGAGGTCGAGAGCGCGCTCGCCGCATCCCCCAGGGTTGTCGATGCGGTCGCGGTGGGGGTGCGCGTGGACGGCCGCACGGCGGTCGCTGTCGCGGTGTTGGCTCGCGCGGGTGTCGAGGCGGCCGAGCTCCGCAGAGAACTCGTGCGCGTGCTGCCTGCCGCTGCGGTTCCCGCGCATATCGCGATCTGGCCGGAACTGCCCGTCACGCTGAACGGGAAACCGGCGGTGACGCAGATCGCGTCGATGCTGGCGGCGGAGATCGACGGTGCGTAA
- a CDS encoding NtaA/DmoA family FMN-dependent monooxygenase (This protein belongs to a clade of FMN-dependent monooxygenases, within a broader family of flavin-dependent oxidoreductases, the luciferase-like monooxygenase (LMM) family, some of whose members use coenzyme F420 rather than FMN.): MSSARRPLKTVTGVSGAVSVYAAAIDSAESTVASSIEIAKIAEANKFDALFAADLLSFGAQGAIGAQEPLIFLSALSAVTSHIGLIATVTSTFHHPYNLARLFGTLDHISNGRSAWNVVTSSVGEENYGDQELPSPEQRYARATESLEVVNALFDSWRPGALTSDGRGGAILDPELVRPIDHAGRYFTVRGPLNIPPLPQRRPVQFQAGQSAGGVELGARFAEVVFTSLPTLEDAVTYTKTIRARAAELGRAEGLPLIMSSFHATYGATEEEARRLVREEAEATDFDAGRIRLADMLGGGVDLSELPLDRPIPNHLLPEVNSVNRRRGRVEIFTKLAASGRTLRELIIAAKDTGHWAAAGTPEQLADAIEERYRAEVLDVISLGGLADPRTRDFVTNGLLPELRRRGIVGTDYLGATFRENLELPPLPDR; the protein is encoded by the coding sequence ATGAGTTCTGCACGACGTCCGTTGAAGACGGTCACCGGGGTCAGCGGTGCGGTGAGTGTCTATGCGGCCGCGATCGATTCGGCCGAATCGACGGTGGCGTCCTCGATCGAGATCGCGAAGATCGCGGAGGCGAACAAGTTCGACGCGCTGTTCGCCGCGGACCTGCTGAGCTTCGGCGCGCAGGGGGCCATCGGTGCGCAGGAACCGCTCATATTCCTGTCGGCGCTGAGTGCGGTGACTTCGCATATCGGGTTGATCGCGACGGTGACCAGCACCTTCCATCATCCGTACAACCTCGCGCGATTGTTCGGGACGCTCGACCACATCAGCAACGGGCGGTCCGCGTGGAATGTGGTCACTTCGTCGGTGGGCGAAGAGAATTACGGTGATCAGGAACTGCCCAGTCCGGAGCAACGGTATGCGCGGGCGACCGAATCGCTGGAAGTGGTCAACGCGTTGTTCGACAGTTGGCGTCCGGGTGCGCTGACCTCGGATGGGCGCGGTGGGGCGATTCTGGATCCGGAGCTGGTGCGGCCGATCGATCACGCCGGTCGGTACTTCACGGTGCGGGGACCGTTGAATATTCCGCCGCTGCCGCAGCGCAGGCCGGTGCAGTTTCAGGCCGGGCAGTCCGCGGGTGGTGTCGAGCTCGGTGCGCGCTTCGCCGAAGTGGTGTTCACCTCGTTGCCGACGCTCGAGGATGCGGTCACCTATACCAAGACGATTCGTGCGCGGGCGGCCGAACTCGGTCGTGCGGAAGGACTTCCGCTGATCATGAGTTCGTTCCACGCCACCTATGGCGCCACCGAGGAGGAGGCCCGCCGCTTGGTGCGGGAGGAGGCCGAAGCGACCGACTTCGACGCGGGCCGCATCCGATTGGCGGATATGCTGGGCGGTGGCGTGGACCTCTCGGAGCTGCCGCTGGACAGGCCGATCCCGAATCACCTACTCCCGGAGGTGAATTCGGTGAACCGGCGCCGCGGCCGCGTTGAAATCTTCACCAAACTCGCCGCTTCGGGCCGGACCCTGCGCGAGCTCATCATCGCCGCGAAGGACACCGGCCACTGGGCCGCCGCCGGCACCCCCGAACAACTCGCCGACGCCATCGAAGAGCGTTACCGCGCCGAAGTTCTCGACGTCATTTCCCTCGGCGGCCTCGCCGACCCCCGAACCCGCGACTTCGTCACCAACGGCCTACTCCCCGAACTCCGCCGCCGCGGCATCGTCGGCACCGACTACCTCGGCGCCACCTTCCGCGAAAACCTCGAACTGCCCCCGCTGCCAGATCGCTAG
- a CDS encoding NADP-dependent oxidoreductase, with amino-acid sequence MGEKNRRWVLTRRPEGNHYSDAVELVDGETPELIDGDVLIRNTYFSLDAGTRMWMGPREDSYSPPTPLGSPIISTVLGSVVTSRHPDFRNGDLVRAYGQWADFSVSRPDEVYVERVSRQLDDPRQHLGVFGANGWTAYLGVLEYGAAQPGETLVVSAASGVTGALAGQIAKQHGCRVVGITGSPEKCDWLTEELGFDAAIDRGAEDFEQTLRNTCPDGIDVYFDNVGGAILDSVLGNMALFGRVAVCGLLVHYDQDEPIPGPTRFDQILMKRLTMRGFFSPDFYHRGPDLNRRMRPWYEQGKLRMTFDVTAGLENTLDAYSKLFTGAKIGKSLVRVGEPDS; translated from the coding sequence ATGGGCGAAAAGAACCGACGGTGGGTGCTGACACGCCGCCCCGAAGGAAACCACTACTCGGACGCGGTGGAGCTGGTGGACGGCGAGACGCCGGAGTTGATCGATGGCGACGTCCTCATCCGCAATACCTACTTTTCCCTGGACGCGGGTACCCGAATGTGGATGGGTCCACGGGAGGACTCCTACTCACCGCCGACACCGTTGGGCTCCCCGATCATCAGCACGGTGCTGGGTTCGGTTGTGACGTCACGTCATCCGGACTTCCGAAACGGGGATCTGGTTCGCGCCTATGGCCAGTGGGCCGACTTCTCGGTGTCGCGTCCCGACGAGGTATACGTCGAGCGGGTCAGTCGGCAGCTGGACGATCCGCGCCAACATCTCGGCGTCTTCGGCGCCAACGGGTGGACGGCGTACCTGGGCGTTCTGGAGTATGGCGCGGCGCAACCAGGTGAAACCCTGGTCGTCTCGGCGGCGTCCGGGGTGACCGGCGCGCTCGCCGGACAGATCGCGAAGCAACATGGATGCCGGGTTGTCGGTATCACCGGTTCGCCGGAGAAATGCGACTGGCTGACCGAAGAACTCGGATTCGACGCGGCGATCGACCGCGGAGCCGAGGATTTCGAGCAAACGCTGCGAAACACCTGCCCGGACGGTATCGACGTGTACTTCGACAACGTCGGCGGCGCGATCCTGGACAGCGTACTGGGAAATATGGCGCTGTTCGGCCGCGTCGCCGTCTGTGGCCTGCTGGTCCACTACGACCAGGACGAGCCGATACCCGGGCCGACCCGTTTCGACCAGATCCTGATGAAGCGATTGACGATGCGCGGCTTCTTTTCCCCCGACTTCTACCATCGCGGTCCGGACCTCAACCGCCGGATGCGCCCCTGGTACGAACAAGGCAAACTCCGCATGACCTTCGATGTCACAGCGGGGTTGGAGAACACGCTGGACGCCTATTCGAAGCTGTTCACCGGAGCCAAGATCGGCAAATCACTGGTCCGAGTAGGCGAACCGGACAGCTGA